From Veillonella dispar, one genomic window encodes:
- a CDS encoding Fur family transcriptional regulator, whose product MNTTLEKLKERIKDKKYKLTTQRQTILQAFIDADENHLSAEDVYVLVKEVAPDIGLATIYRTLDLFTELDLLKRLDFGDGRNRYELNDEEFAHFHHHLICVKCGKVSEFEDDMLETLESIIAKKLNFRTIDHQLKVYGYCSDCQNHMTEAELEKVERMAHHHG is encoded by the coding sequence ATGAACACAACATTAGAGAAATTAAAAGAACGCATTAAAGATAAAAAATACAAATTGACTACACAACGTCAAACAATTTTACAAGCCTTCATCGATGCAGATGAAAACCATTTGAGCGCTGAAGACGTATATGTACTTGTAAAAGAAGTAGCTCCTGATATCGGCTTAGCTACTATTTACAGAACACTTGATCTATTCACTGAACTTGATTTGTTAAAACGCCTTGATTTCGGTGATGGTCGTAACCGTTACGAGTTGAACGATGAAGAATTCGCTCATTTCCATCATCATTTGATTTGCGTAAAATGTGGTAAAGTATCTGAGTTCGAAGATGATATGCTCGAAACATTAGAGTCCATCATTGCTAAAAAATTGAACTTCCGTACTATTGACCATCAATTAAAAGTATATGGTTACTGCAGCGATTGCCAAAACCATATGACAGAAGCAGAGCTTGAAAAAGTAGAGCGTATGGCTCATCACCATGGTTAA
- a CDS encoding MBL fold metallo-hydrolase, with protein sequence MSEQQLVLMRMPLGPLGTNCYVIGDKAVGEAFIIDPATPEVLESLKKHDLKPKAVLLTHGHGDHIGGVQEIVDTYHVPVYIQKGDIPYLLDPELNLSAYSNPTPIKVKADIIEVKQGDHITCGAIDLEVLETPGHTPGGVCYYMEGLVFVGDTLFRDSVGRTDFPNGSYETLMESIKTQLYKLPDNTMVYPGHGPETNIGYEKQYNPFVGA encoded by the coding sequence ATGAGTGAACAACAACTAGTGCTTATGCGCATGCCATTAGGTCCACTGGGGACTAATTGCTATGTCATAGGCGATAAAGCAGTAGGAGAAGCTTTCATTATTGATCCTGCTACACCAGAAGTATTAGAGTCTCTAAAGAAGCACGACTTGAAACCAAAGGCTGTTTTACTAACCCATGGTCATGGCGACCATATTGGTGGCGTTCAAGAGATTGTAGATACATATCATGTGCCTGTATATATTCAAAAGGGTGATATACCGTATCTGTTAGATCCTGAACTCAATCTCAGCGCTTATAGTAATCCAACACCAATCAAGGTAAAGGCTGACATTATTGAGGTTAAACAAGGTGACCACATTACCTGTGGTGCTATTGACTTAGAAGTACTTGAAACACCGGGTCATACGCCAGGTGGGGTATGTTATTACATGGAAGGCCTTGTATTTGTAGGGGATACTCTCTTTAGAGATTCCGTAGGTCGTACAGATTTTCCAAATGGATCATATGAGACATTAATGGAATCCATTAAAACTCAGCTTTATAAATTGCCTGACAATACAATGGTATATCCTGGTCATGGACCAGAAACAAATATAGGTTATGAAAAACAATACAACCCATTCGTTGGGGCGTAG
- the hisS gene encoding histidine--tRNA ligase, which produces MAIRKPRGTQDFLPEQMINWHYIEQRMREICKVYGFNEIRTPAFEDTKLFLRGIGETTDVVQKEMYTFTTGDDGGSSFTLRPENTASAVRAYLENKVYGKEGLTKWYYMGPMFRHDKPQAGRYRQFHQFGAEVLGSQSPVVDSEVICMVVQLLKDFGLKDLNVEVNSVGCPTCRPVYREKLIEFFEPKKEQLCSDCQERLYKNPLRILDCKNETCKSLSVGAPEIHEHLCEECHDHFEELKTYLTAANVQYTLNPRLVRGLDYYTKTAFEVQYTPLGAQSAVAGGGRYDGLVEELDGPHTPAIGFAMGMERLLLALEKQNLLPEPTVEPSAFVVALGDVAKVEAFKICQALHDAYVTVEMDGQGKSMKAQLKYANKINAKYVIILGDDELARGEAIIRFMETSEQETVPLDTVSERITSLVKG; this is translated from the coding sequence ATGGCTATTAGAAAACCAAGAGGTACACAAGACTTTTTGCCAGAGCAAATGATAAATTGGCACTATATTGAACAACGTATGCGTGAAATTTGTAAAGTATACGGGTTCAATGAAATTCGCACACCTGCCTTTGAAGATACTAAATTATTCTTGCGCGGTATCGGTGAAACTACAGATGTAGTACAAAAGGAAATGTATACATTTACTACAGGCGATGATGGTGGCTCTAGCTTCACATTGCGTCCTGAAAATACGGCTTCTGCTGTACGGGCCTACTTAGAAAATAAAGTATATGGTAAAGAAGGCCTTACAAAATGGTATTACATGGGACCTATGTTCCGTCATGATAAACCACAAGCAGGTCGTTACCGTCAATTCCATCAATTTGGTGCAGAGGTACTAGGCTCTCAATCTCCAGTGGTAGATAGTGAAGTTATCTGTATGGTTGTACAATTGTTGAAAGACTTTGGCCTTAAAGACCTTAATGTAGAGGTGAACTCTGTAGGTTGCCCAACATGCCGCCCTGTATATCGTGAAAAATTAATTGAATTCTTTGAACCTAAAAAAGAACAATTATGCAGTGATTGCCAAGAACGTTTATATAAAAATCCGTTGCGTATCTTGGATTGCAAAAATGAAACCTGTAAATCCTTGTCCGTAGGTGCTCCTGAAATTCACGAACATTTATGTGAAGAGTGTCATGATCACTTCGAAGAGTTAAAAACATATTTAACAGCTGCTAATGTGCAATATACATTGAACCCTCGCCTTGTACGTGGTCTTGATTATTACACAAAAACAGCATTCGAAGTACAATACACTCCATTAGGCGCACAAAGTGCCGTAGCAGGTGGTGGACGTTACGATGGCCTTGTAGAGGAACTTGATGGTCCTCATACACCAGCAATTGGCTTTGCCATGGGCATGGAACGTTTGTTATTAGCCCTTGAAAAACAAAACTTATTGCCTGAACCAACTGTTGAACCATCTGCATTTGTAGTGGCTCTTGGTGATGTGGCTAAGGTAGAGGCTTTCAAAATTTGCCAAGCATTACATGATGCATATGTAACCGTTGAAATGGACGGACAGGGCAAGAGTATGAAGGCACAATTAAAATATGCTAACAAAATTAATGCAAAATATGTTATCATATTGGGTGATGATGAATTGGCTCGTGGGGAAGCCATAATCCGATTCATGGAAACTAGTGAACAAGAAACTGTACCACTTGATACAGTTTCTGAACGTATAACTTCTTTGGTGAAAGGATGA
- a CDS encoding replication-associated recombination protein A, translated as MDSLFDMTPTNTYEPLPVRMRPTTLDHLYGQEKAVGKGTFLRAMVEKDTIPSMLFYGPCGTGKTTLAGIIAKVSNSHFVNLNATNAGIGELRNIIEDARKRVRSLQQRTILFLDEIHRFNKSQQDVLLPCVEDGTIILIGATTENPFFEVNRPLLSRLRLITLEALTPKAIGQILRRAITDEEVGLGKRHLQVTDEVLEDVGIFVNGDGRMALNILEQAAAMVPDEGTISIEVLEKVVGRRIYTYDKKGDSHYDTISAFIKSMRGSDVQATVHYLARMIEAGEDPNFIARRIVICAAEDVGLADPQALILANAAAQAAHMVGFPEARIILSEAACYVALAPKSNSAYMAIDAAIADVRHKDCGQVPDHLKDSHYSGASKLGHGNTYKYAHNYPNGYVKQQYLPTPLVDATYYNGIKRGREEQLLHDWEERRKS; from the coding sequence ATGGATAGTTTATTTGATATGACGCCTACCAATACGTATGAACCGTTACCGGTGCGTATGCGTCCTACCACATTAGACCATTTATATGGTCAAGAAAAAGCGGTAGGGAAGGGGACTTTCTTGCGCGCCATGGTTGAAAAGGATACAATTCCGTCTATGCTTTTTTATGGCCCATGTGGAACGGGTAAAACTACATTAGCAGGTATTATTGCGAAGGTTAGCAATAGTCATTTTGTAAATTTAAATGCTACTAATGCGGGCATAGGTGAGCTGCGTAATATCATAGAGGATGCTCGTAAGCGGGTGCGATCTTTACAACAACGAACCATTTTATTCCTCGATGAAATTCACCGCTTTAATAAAAGCCAACAAGATGTGTTATTACCTTGTGTAGAGGATGGTACAATCATCCTCATTGGCGCTACCACAGAAAATCCATTTTTTGAGGTAAATAGACCGCTTCTATCTCGTCTAAGGTTAATTACTCTAGAAGCGCTTACACCAAAGGCTATAGGCCAAATTTTGCGCCGTGCTATTACAGATGAAGAGGTGGGCCTTGGTAAACGTCATCTACAGGTGACAGATGAGGTTCTTGAAGATGTAGGCATCTTCGTCAACGGTGATGGTCGGATGGCCCTTAATATTTTAGAACAAGCAGCGGCTATGGTGCCTGATGAAGGGACCATATCTATTGAGGTTCTCGAAAAGGTTGTAGGCCGTCGTATTTATACATATGACAAAAAAGGTGATAGCCATTATGATACGATTTCTGCGTTTATTAAAAGTATGCGCGGCTCCGATGTGCAAGCAACAGTTCATTATCTAGCGCGCATGATTGAAGCTGGCGAAGACCCAAACTTTATCGCTCGCCGTATCGTAATTTGTGCTGCTGAAGATGTAGGGCTAGCAGATCCTCAAGCTTTGATTCTCGCCAATGCAGCCGCTCAAGCCGCTCATATGGTAGGCTTCCCTGAAGCGCGCATTATATTATCTGAGGCGGCTTGCTATGTAGCCTTAGCGCCGAAAAGTAATTCTGCTTATATGGCGATTGATGCAGCTATTGCTGATGTGCGCCACAAGGATTGTGGCCAGGTGCCAGATCATTTAAAAGATAGTCATTATAGTGGTGCTAGCAAACTAGGCCATGGGAACACCTATAAATATGCTCATAACTATCCAAATGGCTATGTAAAACAGCAGTATTTACCAACACCTCTTGTGGATGCTACATACTACAATGGCATAAAAAGAGGTAGAGAAGAACAGTTGCTTCACGATTGGGAAGAACGTCGTAAAAGTTAA
- a CDS encoding RelA/SpoT family protein, which yields MTTVNEEGKALVEQGTFNKEKALAEFMEYIHTYLTDDECNQVLKAFELADKAHEGQLRASGEPYIMHPLAVAEILAHLQIDHITLMAALMHDVVEDTSYSKEDLEKMFGSEVAFLVDGVTKLNQFQYETKEDRQMENYRKMILAMAKDVRVVVIKLADRLHNMRTLKHMRSDKQKRIAKETLEIFAPLAHRLGIFNVKWELEDLSFRYLEPEKYYDLVDQMKQKRQAREDIVNDTMSQLTKALGEAHIKADIKGRPKHFYSIYKKMKKDNRDLSQIYDLLAVRVIVDTIPDCYAVLGIAHSLWKPLPYRFKDYISMPKSNMYQSLHTTVIGTMGQPVEIQIRTWEMHRVSEYGVAAHWRYKEGNKNGDKDFDQKVAWLRQVLEWQDTSNPTELVNALKLDVFSGEVFVFTPKGDVVKLPIGSVPLDFAYRVHTDVGHRCVGAKVNGKIVPLDYTLQNGDIVDIITSKTGRPSLDWLNIVGSSESKSKIRNWFKRENKAENIEKGLEALEKEAKRLNYSWKELIGDNRLQQVTKQLKAGTEEEMFAACGYGGIPVSTVLLRLIELYKKSKEAEESKHSTEQIIEKLIAQGPKTTKNGTGVLVKGEAGVMVRMAKCCSPVPGDDIIGYITRGRGVSIHRSDCTSLGHTPEDLERMIEVSWDGSSGESFHVGIDIQAYDRNGLLMEVMAVLSELKITITNINAKVQEDTKTVSINVVVDIRDISQLDFVMTKLRRIREVYTVQRSKGGA from the coding sequence ATGACAACTGTAAATGAAGAAGGCAAAGCTTTGGTAGAACAAGGTACATTTAACAAAGAAAAAGCTTTAGCTGAATTCATGGAATATATCCATACCTATTTAACAGATGATGAGTGTAACCAAGTATTGAAGGCTTTTGAACTTGCTGATAAGGCTCATGAAGGTCAATTGAGAGCTTCTGGTGAGCCATATATCATGCACCCACTAGCAGTAGCTGAAATTTTGGCACACTTACAAATCGACCATATTACGCTTATGGCTGCGCTTATGCATGATGTGGTTGAAGATACATCGTATTCGAAGGAAGACTTGGAGAAAATGTTTGGCTCTGAGGTGGCTTTCCTCGTTGATGGTGTAACGAAATTAAACCAGTTCCAATATGAAACAAAAGAAGATCGCCAAATGGAAAATTATCGGAAGATGATTTTAGCTATGGCGAAGGATGTGCGCGTCGTTGTTATTAAATTAGCTGACCGCTTACATAATATGCGTACCTTAAAGCATATGCGTAGCGACAAACAAAAGCGTATTGCAAAGGAAACATTAGAAATCTTTGCCCCTTTAGCACATCGCCTTGGTATCTTTAATGTGAAATGGGAACTAGAAGATTTATCATTCCGCTATTTAGAGCCGGAAAAATATTATGATCTTGTAGATCAAATGAAACAAAAACGCCAAGCTCGTGAGGACATTGTAAATGATACAATGAGCCAACTTACAAAAGCGTTAGGGGAAGCTCATATTAAGGCGGATATTAAAGGTCGTCCAAAACACTTCTACAGCATTTACAAGAAGATGAAAAAGGACAATCGTGATTTATCTCAAATTTACGACTTGCTTGCTGTTCGCGTTATTGTTGATACAATTCCAGATTGCTATGCCGTTCTAGGTATTGCACATAGCTTGTGGAAACCATTGCCGTATCGTTTCAAGGATTATATTTCTATGCCGAAATCTAATATGTATCAATCCTTGCATACAACGGTTATCGGTACCATGGGGCAACCTGTAGAAATCCAAATTCGTACCTGGGAAATGCACCGTGTATCTGAGTATGGTGTTGCTGCTCACTGGCGCTATAAAGAAGGCAATAAAAATGGCGATAAGGATTTCGACCAAAAGGTTGCCTGGTTACGCCAAGTCCTTGAATGGCAAGATACAAGTAATCCAACAGAACTGGTTAATGCGTTAAAATTAGACGTTTTCTCTGGTGAGGTATTTGTATTCACACCAAAGGGCGATGTTGTTAAATTGCCAATTGGTTCGGTTCCGCTCGATTTTGCGTACCGTGTTCATACCGATGTAGGTCATCGCTGTGTAGGGGCTAAGGTAAACGGTAAAATTGTACCGCTAGATTACACCTTACAAAATGGCGATATTGTAGATATCATTACATCTAAAACAGGTCGTCCAAGTCTTGATTGGCTCAATATAGTAGGCTCTTCTGAAAGTAAGAGCAAAATTCGCAACTGGTTCAAGCGTGAAAATAAAGCTGAAAATATAGAAAAAGGCCTAGAGGCGCTTGAAAAAGAAGCGAAACGATTAAACTATAGTTGGAAAGAATTGATCGGTGATAATCGTCTCCAACAAGTTACAAAACAGCTGAAAGCAGGTACTGAAGAGGAAATGTTTGCCGCTTGTGGCTATGGCGGCATTCCTGTCAGCACTGTTCTCTTGCGGTTAATTGAACTCTATAAAAAATCTAAAGAAGCAGAAGAGTCTAAGCACAGCACTGAACAAATCATTGAGAAGTTAATAGCTCAAGGGCCAAAAACGACCAAGAATGGTACGGGCGTTCTCGTAAAAGGGGAAGCTGGTGTTATGGTACGTATGGCGAAATGCTGTAGCCCAGTTCCTGGTGATGATATCATCGGTTACATCACGCGTGGTCGTGGTGTATCCATCCATCGCTCCGATTGTACGAGCCTAGGCCATACGCCAGAAGATTTAGAACGTATGATTGAAGTCTCTTGGGATGGTTCCTCTGGTGAATCCTTCCATGTAGGTATCGATATTCAAGCATACGATCGAAATGGTCTGTTGATGGAGGTTATGGCGGTACTTTCAGAGTTAAAAATCACCATTACAAACATCAATGCTAAGGTTCAAGAAGATACTAAAACTGTAAGTATCAATGTAGTTGTCGATATCCGTGATATTTCACAACTTGATTTTGTTATGACTAAGTTGCGCCGTATTCGTGAAGTATATACAGTACAGCGTAGTAAAGGAGGGGCTTAA
- the hemZ gene encoding coproporphyrinogen dehydrogenase HemZ, whose protein sequence is MVNTYLYTGPLPLGSVVAHNCGAAGLFSDKVNPDVLLEAREVDGNYALTVTIGDTVRNFEGPVSSMGRRQIGQALLRYLREYQGLPAEAPWGTMVGVRPTKLLHKYIDTYGSVHAATRHIRDEFSVSMEKLATLGAIGEYQRPFLADTDHKKVSLYCGIPFCDTRCVYCSFPYGLYQDYTDKSQFLVALGRDIEDMKTIAQSYGLSVDTLYMGGGTPTVLGDEDFHQILKQLSILVPEGHEFTVEAGRPDSVNPRKIRSMLDFGVNRISINPQTMQDDILRRIGRGHSAQDIDELLQYVKVNTPFAVNMDFIAGLPHQTMQNMVENMDYVCQNLPENVTIHTLALKRGSPLYDLNMQDDIPEEHLVAEMVQYGKERLEAAGYVPYYLYRQQYMRGQLENIGYTLPGKACEYNIQIMEERQSILSMGPGSSSKWMRAPEYRQLKQHMPKDVDVYHATIDALLEKRHRICEKFWEVV, encoded by the coding sequence ATGGTTAATACATATCTATATACGGGGCCATTACCACTTGGCTCCGTAGTAGCTCATAATTGTGGTGCGGCGGGACTCTTTTCTGACAAGGTAAATCCAGACGTACTCCTTGAAGCTCGTGAAGTGGATGGGAATTATGCACTAACTGTTACCATTGGCGATACAGTTCGAAATTTTGAAGGCCCTGTTTCCTCTATGGGACGACGTCAAATTGGTCAAGCTTTATTGCGCTACTTGCGTGAATATCAAGGACTACCAGCTGAGGCTCCTTGGGGGACTATGGTAGGGGTGCGCCCTACAAAGCTACTACATAAATATATAGATACATATGGCTCTGTCCACGCAGCAACTCGTCACATTAGGGACGAGTTTTCTGTGTCTATGGAAAAGCTTGCAACCTTGGGGGCTATCGGTGAGTATCAACGGCCATTTTTAGCTGATACAGACCATAAAAAGGTAAGTCTCTATTGTGGCATTCCTTTCTGTGACACCCGCTGTGTGTACTGCTCCTTTCCTTATGGGCTCTATCAGGATTACACTGATAAAAGTCAATTCTTAGTAGCTTTAGGCCGTGATATAGAGGATATGAAAACTATTGCTCAGTCTTATGGCTTATCGGTAGATACCCTCTATATGGGTGGCGGTACACCAACGGTATTAGGTGATGAAGACTTTCACCAAATCCTAAAACAGTTATCTATACTAGTGCCAGAAGGTCATGAGTTTACTGTAGAGGCGGGGCGTCCAGATTCTGTTAATCCTCGGAAGATACGATCTATGCTCGATTTTGGTGTAAATCGTATCAGTATTAATCCACAAACGATGCAAGACGATATTTTGCGGCGCATTGGGCGTGGACATAGTGCGCAAGATATTGATGAATTGTTACAATATGTAAAAGTTAATACACCATTTGCTGTAAATATGGATTTTATTGCAGGTTTACCGCATCAAACGATGCAAAACATGGTAGAGAATATGGATTACGTATGTCAAAATTTGCCGGAAAATGTTACAATTCATACGTTAGCATTAAAACGTGGTAGCCCATTGTATGATTTAAATATGCAAGATGATATTCCTGAAGAACATCTCGTAGCAGAAATGGTACAATATGGTAAAGAGCGTCTTGAAGCAGCTGGCTATGTGCCATATTATCTATATCGCCAACAATATATGAGAGGGCAATTAGAGAATATTGGCTATACCTTGCCAGGTAAAGCGTGCGAATATAATATTCAGATCATGGAAGAGCGACAAAGTATTCTATCCATGGGACCTGGTAGCTCATCTAAGTGGATGCGCGCCCCTGAATATCGTCAATTGAAACAGCACATGCCAAAGGATGTTGATGTTTACCACGCAACGATAGATGCACTATTAGAGAAACGACATAGAATTTGTGAGAAATTTTGGGAGGTTGTGTAA
- the aspS gene encoding aspartate--tRNA ligase, with protein sequence METMQGLHRTHGCGTISEQEVGKEVVLCGWVERRRDHGGLIFLDLRDRSGVVQVVASPDHNVESFHKAEDVRNEYVLCVRGKITKRDEAAINPNLPTGAYEMFCEELRVLNSAKTPPFYIQDDIDVDENIRLKYRYLDLRRPEMQRNLILRHKVTKAMRDFFDSRDFLEIETPMLTKSTPEGARDYLVPSRVNAGTFYALPQSPQIFKQILMVAGYEKYFQIVRCFRDEDLRADRQPEFTQLDLEMSFVDEEDIYSMLEEMIAHVFKTTLGKEIPLSMPRITWDEAMDKYGSDKPDLRFDMAFTDVTDLVKDTEFKVFRSVIDNGGVVKGIVVPGDAGIPRRELDDLVEYVNRYGAKGLAWACFNEDGSIKSQIMKFLGEDTIRNIGEKMGAKGGDLVLMIADKPATVARALGELRLEMARRMNMIDQDKLAFTWVTDFPMFEYNEDEKRYVAMHHPFTMPRHEDLDKLESDPGSVKAIAYDMVLNGVEIGGGSLRIYQSDVQEKVFKAIGLSEEEAKSKFGFMLDAFQYGAPPHAGCAFGLDRLVMLMAKRQSIRDVIAFPKTQSASDIMSQAPSEVEPKQLKELHIKPDIEEEEEQSLV encoded by the coding sequence ATGGAAACAATGCAAGGCTTACACCGTACGCACGGTTGTGGCACCATCTCTGAACAAGAGGTAGGTAAAGAGGTCGTATTATGTGGTTGGGTTGAACGCCGTCGTGACCACGGTGGTTTGATTTTCTTGGATTTACGCGATCGTTCTGGCGTAGTACAAGTAGTAGCATCTCCAGATCATAACGTGGAATCTTTCCATAAAGCAGAGGATGTTCGTAATGAATATGTACTTTGTGTACGTGGTAAAATTACAAAACGTGATGAAGCCGCTATTAATCCAAACCTTCCTACAGGTGCATACGAAATGTTCTGTGAAGAGTTGCGCGTATTGAACTCCGCTAAAACTCCTCCATTCTATATTCAAGATGATATCGATGTAGATGAAAATATTCGTTTAAAATATCGTTACCTTGACTTGCGTCGTCCAGAAATGCAACGCAACTTGATTTTGCGTCACAAAGTAACGAAAGCAATGCGCGACTTCTTCGATAGCCGCGATTTCTTGGAAATTGAAACTCCAATGCTTACTAAATCTACACCAGAAGGCGCTCGTGATTATTTAGTACCTTCTCGTGTAAATGCTGGTACATTCTATGCATTGCCACAATCTCCACAAATTTTCAAACAAATCTTGATGGTTGCTGGTTATGAAAAATACTTCCAAATCGTTCGTTGCTTCCGCGATGAAGATTTGCGTGCAGACCGTCAACCTGAGTTCACTCAACTCGACTTGGAAATGTCCTTCGTAGATGAAGAAGACATTTACTCCATGCTTGAAGAAATGATTGCTCATGTATTTAAAACTACATTGGGCAAAGAAATTCCATTGTCTATGCCTCGTATTACATGGGATGAAGCAATGGATAAATACGGTTCTGACAAACCAGACCTTCGTTTCGACATGGCATTTACTGATGTAACTGATCTTGTAAAAGATACAGAGTTCAAAGTATTCCGTTCTGTAATTGACAACGGTGGTGTAGTTAAAGGTATCGTTGTACCTGGCGATGCTGGTATTCCACGTCGTGAACTTGATGACCTCGTTGAATATGTTAACCGTTACGGTGCAAAAGGTCTTGCATGGGCTTGCTTCAATGAAGATGGTTCTATCAAGTCTCAAATCATGAAGTTCTTAGGTGAAGATACAATTCGCAATATCGGTGAAAAAATGGGCGCTAAAGGTGGTGACCTTGTATTGATGATTGCTGATAAACCTGCTACTGTGGCACGTGCATTAGGTGAATTGCGCCTGGAAATGGCACGCCGCATGAACATGATTGACCAAGATAAATTGGCATTCACATGGGTAACTGATTTCCCTATGTTTGAATATAACGAAGATGAAAAACGTTATGTTGCAATGCACCATCCGTTCACAATGCCTCGTCATGAAGATCTTGATAAATTGGAATCTGATCCTGGCAGCGTAAAAGCGATTGCTTACGATATGGTATTGAACGGTGTTGAAATCGGTGGCGGTTCCTTGCGTATTTACCAATCCGATGTACAAGAAAAAGTATTCAAAGCTATTGGTTTATCTGAAGAAGAAGCTAAATCTAAATTCGGCTTCATGCTTGATGCATTCCAATACGGTGCACCTCCTCATGCTGGTTGTGCATTCGGCCTTGATCGTCTTGTTATGTTGATGGCAAAACGTCAATCTATCCGCGACGTAATCGCATTCCCTAAAACTCAATCTGCTTCTGATATCATGAGCCAAGCTCCATCCGAAGTAGAACCTAAGCAATTAAAAGAGTTGCATATTAAACCAGATATCGAGGAAGAAGAAGAGCAATCTTTGGTGTAA